Genomic DNA from Streptomyces sp. NBC_01571:
TCACTATGTGGACCAGACAGTCACCCGGGGTGGCCCGGCGGATTCCGGGTCGGCGGGTGACCGGTCCGCGGGTGCGCTGGGCGCGGACGAGCTCGGTCCGGGAGATCACGGGTGACGTCGATCCGGAAGAACCCGAGGTCCGGACGGCCCTGGCAGCCGGCCTCGAGCCCGCGCGCTCGACCACGCCGGCAGACGGTGCCCACCCGAGGGCGGCCAGTGGCGGCTCCCCGGAGGGACTTCCGCGGGATACACCTCGTCACTGCGTGCTATCCATCACGTGTGCGGTGCGTCACGGCGGTGCGGCCGAGGTCCGGAAACGTACCCGCGGGGCGGGCCCGGGAAGACCGCAGCGGCCCGTGGACGCCGCGGGCGCGAGCCCGACCAGGTTCGGGCGGGTACGGGCGAGTTGGACGGGCCCGCGGGAGAACGGCCCGTCCGTCAGCCCGTGCGCACCGCGTTCTCCGCCCTCGCCTCCCGCTCCGCTTCGGCCGCCACCCTGGCGGGGCCGCCCAGTGCCGCTTCGGCCGCCGCGTACAGGTCGGCCGGGCGCACTCCGCTCAACGCGGTGACCAGGTGGCCGTCGGGGCGCACCAGCAGCACGCTGTGCGCGGCCGCGCCGGGGTAGCTCTCGGCCACCAGGAGCTCGGCGGGGTGGGGCAGCGCGGTCACGGCGGCCGCCAGCCGGGGCATGATCCCGGCCGTCACCCAGTGCTTCCGCTCCCACACCCCCGTACCGGGTGCGACCAGCACGACGAGCAGCACCCCACGCCCGAGGCGGTCCCGCAGCGGTACGAACGTGCCGTCCTCCGCGGTCACCCGCACGTCGACGACCGGCGCACCGGGCGCCGTGTCCACCGGAGTCTCCGACTCGGAGGGGCGGGGCGCGAGCGGTGAGTCGGCGTACGTCCCCGGCCTGCCCAGCGGGCCGCGTCCCAGGTGCCCGTCCGTGAGCATGACGTCGTGGCCGCGGGCCGAACCGGGCACGTACGCCCGTAGTCCTCCGCCACCGCGCAGCAGCGGAAGTGCCTGGTCGGCGGCGCGCAGCCGGGCGGCCACGACGGCACGTCGCTCCACCTGATAGCTGTCGAGCAGCGCCTCGTGCGGGCCGTGGTGCCAGGCCACCGCCAGCTTCCAGGCGAGGTTGTCGGCGTCCCGCAGGCCCTCGTCCAGGCCCTGGGTGCCGAGTGCGCCGAGCAGGTGCGCGGCGTCCCCGGCCAGGAACACCCGGCCGGACCGCCACCGGCGCGCGAGGCGGTGATGGACGGTGTGGACGCCGGTGTCGAGCAGTTCGTACGGGGGCGTGGGGCCGCCGCTCCAGCCCGCGAGGGTCTCCCGGATGCGTGTCACCAGCAGGTCCGGGGTGACCAGGTCCTTGCCGGGCGGCAGCAGCCAGTCCAGGCGCCACACGTCGTCGGCGAGGGGGCGGGCGGTCACCTCGCCGGCCGACGGGCCCGAGGTCCGCCACGGCGGCATCCGGTGCAGCAACGCTTCGCCGGGCCAGGGAAGTTCTGTCCGCAGCGCGGCCACGGCGTGCCGTTCGACGGCCGTGCGCCCGGGGAAGCGGATGTCCTGGAGCTTGCGCACGGTCGAGCGCGGACCGTCGCATCCGACGAGGTAACTTCCCCGCCACCAAGTGCCGTTGGAGCCCCTGGTGTGCGCGGTGACGCCCGAGGTCTCCTGCTCGACGGAGTCGAGGCGGCTGTTGACGGCGAGCTTGATCAGCCGCTCGTGGGCGATGGCCTCGCGCAGGGCGGTCGTGAGGGTGTGCTGGGGGAGATGCAGCGGGGCGGACAGTCCGGCGTCCTTGGAGTCCGGCGCGCCGCCCTTCGGGTTCTGCGCGCCACTCTTCAGGCCGTGCGCGCTCCCCTTCGCGCCGTGCGCGCCGTACGGCGTGACGCTTCCGTTGTCGCGTGCCGTGCTTCCAGAGCCCTCCTCCCCGGCGTCGAAGTCCAGCACGCCGCCGAACGATCCCGTCGCGTCGAATCCGATCTCACGCATCACCTGCTTGCGCCGCATCGACCGCCATCCGGCCCAACGGAACCCGACGTCGGAGAGGGGGAGACCGGTCAGGCGCTCGACGAGCGCGGCGGTGTCCTCGCGCAGCACCACCGTCCGTGCGAGCCGTTGTTCGTCCTTGCCCGGCCCCTCGTCGAGGACTACGGACGGGACCTCCTGGCGGGCCAGCGCCAGGGAGAGGGCGAGACCCACGGGCCCCGCTCCGGCAATGATCACCGGGTCCACGGCGCGCGGCCCCCTGCCCGGAGCGGCGTCTTCGGGGACGTGAGGGAAAAGGCAGTCGGAGCGGGGTGCACGATCACAGAACGTATGCAACCTATTGCCGCTGCTTGCGTCAAGTGACGGGGGCAGTGGCGATCATGCCGCTGCTCCCGTCGTGCCGACCCCGGGTGAGGTTCCGTCAGATGGAGATGCCGCCCCCCGCGCCGGTCGCTTCCGTGCCCGCGACCGCGGCCGGCGGAAGTACCGTGCCCGTCGACTTCTTGCCGCGCCGCAGCCGTCCTTCCAGCCAGCTCGCGAAGCTCGTGAGGCTGAAGTTGATCGCGATGAAGATCAGGGCCGCGACGGTGAAGCTGGCGATGGTGTTCGCGCCGTAGTACGCGCTCATCGGGCCCACGGAGGCGAGCAGGTCGGGGAAGGTGAGGACCGCGCCGCCGATCGCGGTGTCCTTCACGATCACGACGACCTGGCTGACGATCGCCGGCAGCATCGCGGTGACCGCCTGCGGAAGCAGGATGAACCGCATGACCTGGTTCTTGCGCAGACCGACGGCCAGAGCCGCCTCGGACTGGCCCTTGGGGAGCGACAGGATGCCCGCGCGGACGATCTCCGCGAGGACCGATGAGTTGTAGAGCACGAGTCCCGTGACGACCGCGTAGAGCGCACGGTCGTCCGAACTGACGCTCGTGTACTCGGAGTACGCGGCGACGGCGAAGATCATGAGCACCAGCACCGGGATGGCGCGGAAGAACTCCACGACCGCCGCCGCCGGTATCCGGATCCAGACGTGGTCGGAGAGCCGGGCTATGCCGAAGAAGGCGCCGAGCGGCAGGGCGATGACCATGGAGAGGGCCGCGGCCTTCAGCGTGTTCTGCAGCCCTGGCCAGAGGTACGTGCTCCAGGCCTCGCCATGAACGAAGGGCTTCCACTTCTCCCAGGCCAGTTGGTCCTTGTCGTTGAGGCTGGTGATCACCCACCACAACAGGGCCGCGAAGGCGACCAGGAACAGTGCCGAGTAGAGGATGTTGCGCCGCTTGGCACGAGGGCCCTGGGCGTCGTAGAGGACGGACGTCATCGCTTCACCGCCACCTTCTTGCCCACCCAGCCGAGAAGGAGGCCGGTCGGCAGCGTCAGACACATGAATCCGAACGCGAAGACCGCGGAGATCGCGATGAGTTGCGCCTCGTTCTCGATCATGTTCTTCATGAGGGTCGCCGCTTCGGCGACACCGATCGCGGCCGCGATCGTCGTGTTCTTCGTCAGGGCGATCAGTACGTTGGTCAGTGGACCGACGACCGAACGGAACGCCTGCGGCAGCACTATCAGCGTCAGCACCTGGGTGAAGTTGAGGCCGATCGCGCGGGCCGCCTCCGCCTGCCCGACGGGCACGGTGTTGATGCCGGACCGCAGAGACTCACAGACGAACGCCGAGGTGTAGGCGATCAGACCGAGCACGGCGAGCCGGAAGTTGATGGTGTCGAAATCATCCGCGCCGAGACTGACGCCCAGGGTCTGGTTGAGGCCGAGGGACGTGAACAGGATGATCACGGTCAGCGGGATGTTCCGCACGGTGTTCACGTAGGCGGTACCGAAACCGCGCATGAGGGGCACCGGGCCGACCCGCATGGCGGCCAGCATCGTTCCCCAGATCAGGGAGCCGACGGCTGAGAAGACGGTGAGTTTCACCGTCACCCAGAAGGCTCCCAGCAGGTCGTAACCTTGAAGAAAGTCGAACACGATCTCCCGCGCTTCCGCGTGTGGTGGTGCCCGGGTGCGCCGCCCCCCGAGGGCGGCGCACCGGCGGGCCCTTCATCAGCTGACGATGTTGCCGATCTTCGGCGCAGGCTCGTTCTTGTACTCCGCCGGGCCGAAGTTGGCCGTCACGGCCTTCTCCCAGGAACCGTCGGAGACCATGGACTCCAGAGCAGTGTTGATCTTGGCCTTGAGGGCGCTGCCCTTCTTGACGCCGATGCCGTAGTTCTCGTTGGACATCTTGAAGCCGCCGAGCTTGAACTTGCCCTTGAAGGTCGCCTGCGAGGCGTAGCCGGCGAGAATCGAGTCGTCCGTGGTCAGGGCGTCGATCGCCTTGTTCTGCAGACCGGTCAGGCAGGCCGAGTACGTCGGGTACTTCTGGAGCTGGGCCTTGGGCGCCAGCTTGTCGTGCACGTTCTGTGCCGAGGTCGAACCGGTCACCGAACACAGCTTCTTGCTGTTGAGGTCCGACGGCGACTTGATCGTGTCGTCGTCTGCCCGGATCAGGACGTCCTGGTGCGCGAGCAGGTAGGGGCCGGCGAAGTCGACCTTCGCCTGGCGCTCCGGGGTGATGGAGTAGGAGGCGGCGATGAAGTCGACGTCACCGCGCTTGAGCGCGTCCTCGCGGTCGGCGCTCTTCGTCTCCCGCCACTGGATCTGGTTGGTGCTGTAGCCCAGCTTCTTGGCCACGTATGTGGCGACGTCGACGTCGAAGCCCGAGTAGCCCTGGGGCGTTTTCTGGCCGATGCCCGGCTGGTCGAACTTGATACCGATGGTGATCTTCTTGCCGCCACCGGAGTCGCTGTCCTTCTTGTCGCCCGAACCGCACGCCGTGGCGGTCGCGGCGAGCGAGAGCACAACAGCCGCCGCGGCGGTGACCTTACGGAGCTTCATGGTGAACATCCTTTACGTGGGGCGGAGTTGAAAGTCTTCGATCAGAGTCGTCAGGCAGACGCTTCGCACAGGGGCTTCAGTGAGGGCTGTCAGTTCGGAAGTGAACCTCGGCGGCGAAGCAGCACAGGCGGTCAGTGGTGCAGGATCTTCGACAGGAAGTCCTTCGCGCGGTCGCTGCGCGGGCTGCTGAAGAACTGGTCGGGCGCGGCCTGTTCGACGATGCGGCCGTCCGCCATGAAGACCACGCGGTTCGCGGCGGAGCGCGCGAAGCCCATCTCGTGGGTGACGACGACCATGGTCATGCCGTCGCGCGCGAGCTGCTGCATGACTTCCAGCACCTCGTTGATCATCTCCGGGTCGAGGGCCGACGTCGGCTCGTCGAAGAGCATGACCTTCGGGTCCATCGCCAGCGCCCGCGCGATGGCGACGCGTTGCTGCTGGCCGCCGGAGAGCTGTGCGGGGTACTTGTCGGCCTGAGTGCCCACGCCGACCCGGTCGAGCAGTGTCCGGGCCTTCTCCTCGGCCTGCTTCTTGTCCGCCTTGCGGACCTTGATCTGCCCGAGCATCACGTTCTCGAGCACCGTCTTGTGCGCGAAGAGGTTGAAGGACTGGAAGACCATGCCCACGTCCGCGCGCAACCGGGCGAGCGCCTTGCCCTCCTCGGGCAGCGGCTTGCCGTCGATCGTGATGTCGCCCGAATCGATCGTCTCCAGGCGGTTGACGGTGCGGCACAGGGTGGACTTCCCGGACCCGGAGGGCCCGATGACCACGACGACCTCGCCACGGGCGATCGTCAGGTCGATGTCCTGGAGCACGTGCAACGCGCCGAAGTGCTTGTTGACGCTCTTCAGGACGACCAGGTCCTCGGTCGCGGCCACGTCATCCTTGGCCACCGATACTTCGGTCATCGCTCTGGGGCTCCGTCCTCCTCGGTTTCGGTGGACAGTAGTGAGCCCGTGCGACCAGCGTCATTACATCTGAGGGGAACTTGAGCATCACGATCGGATAGCAATCGGACACGTGTCGTAGCCGCGCGCGGACGCCGGGTGTGCGCCGGGTACGCGGCAGGGTACCGGCTGGGTAACGGAAGCCCTCCGCAACCGGAACCCTCTTGACGCCGTCCTTGTCCATCGGCGTGACTGCCAGGGGGCACGCACGTGTGCCCTGGTTGTACAAACTGAGACTGTTTGAAGTTGTACAAGTCGGGACCGTACGCAGCTGTCCGGGCCGTGACCGCACGTACGAAGGACACGAACGAAAGAACCGTGCGAGCGAAGCACCGTACGAGCGAGGAACCGGGGCGGACGACCGATGGACCGGAGGGGGCCGGAATGAGACTGCTGCTCGTCGAGGACGACAACCACGTCGCCGCCGCCCTGTCCGCCGTGCTGGCGCGCCACGGCTTCGAGGTCACACACGCCCGCAGCGGCGAGGAGGCTCTGCAGGCACTGGTCCCGGAGAGCGACGGTTTCGGTGTCGTCCTGCTCGACCTGGGCCTGCCCGACCAGGACGGCTACGAGGTCTGCGGCAAGATCCGCAAGCGCACCAGCACCCCGGTCATCATGGTCACGGCCCGCTCCGACGTACGCTCCCGCATCCACGGCCTCAACCTCGGCGCCGACGACTACGTGGTGAAGCCCTACGACACCGGGGAGCTGCTCGCCCGTATCCACGCCGTCAGCCGCCGCAGCGTCCACGACGAGACCGGGGCGGCCGGCGACGCCGCCCTGCGGCTCGGCCAGGTCCGCATCGAACTGCCCACCCGCCAGGTGAGCGTGGGCGGTTCGGTCGTCCAGTTGACCCGCAAGGAGTTCGACCTGCTCGCGCTGCTCGCCCAGCGGCCCGGCGTGGTCTTCCGCCGGGAACAGATCATCAGCGAGGTCTGGCGCACCAGTTGGGAGGGGACCGGGCGCACCCTGGAGGTGCACGTCGCGTCCCTGCGCTCCAAGCTGCGGATGCCGGCGCTGATCGAGACCGTGCGCGGTGTGGGGTACCGCCTCGTCGCCCCCACGTCGTAGCGTGCACCGTGCGCACCCGCCTGCTTCCCCTGCTCATCGTCCTGATGGCCGCCGTGCTGCTCGCGCTCGGCATCCCGCTCGCCGGGAGTGTCGCGGCCGCCGAGCAGCAGCGCGTGGTCGTCGACCGCATCGACGACACGGCACGCTTCGCCGCCCTCGCGCAGTTCGTCACCGACCAGCCGACGGGTCCCCGGGTGAGCGCCGTCGACGAGCGCCGGCAGACCCTGATCAAGGAACTCGCCGCGTACTACGACGTGTACGGCATCCGCACGGGCGTCTTCTACCGCAACCTCGCCGTCATGGCCAACGCGCCGGAGACCCTGTACCTGCCCGCGGAGGGCGAGGGCCGCGAGGCCTTCAACGAGGCGCTCCTCGGCCGCCGCAGCCACGACCCGGAGCAGGTCTGGCCCTGGCAGCGCCACCGGCTCGTCGTCGCGTCCCCGGTCATCCGGGACGGTGACGTCATCGCCGTCGTCGTCACCGACTCGCCCACCGGACAGATGCGTTCGAAGATCCTGCACGGCTGGCTGATCATCGGCGCGGGCGAGATCGCCGCGATGCTCCTCGCCCTCGGCGCGGCGCTGCGGCTGACCGGCTGGGTGCTCAGGCCGGTGCGCGTCCTCGACGCCACCACCCACGACATCGCGACCGGACGCCTGAAGTCCCGGGTGGCGCCCGCCGGCGGCCCGCCGGAACTCAGGCGCCTGGCACGGTCGTTCAACGAGATGGCGGACAACGTCGAGGACGTCCTGGAGCAGCAGCGAGCCTTCGTCGCCGACGCCTCGCACCAACTGCGCAACCCCCTCTCGGCGTTGCTGCTGCGCATCGAGCTGCTCGCCCTCGAACTGCCGGAGGGCAACGAGGAGATCGCGTCCGTCCGCACCGAAGGCAAGCGGCTCGCCGAGGTCCTGGACGACCTGCTCGACCTCGCGCTCGCCGAGCACGCCGAGGCGGACCTGCGGCTCACCGACATCGGCGAGCTGACGGCCGAGCGCGTCGCCTCCTGGTCACCCCTCGCCGACAGCATGGGCGTACGGCTGACCGGTACCTGCCCGGCCACCACCGCCTGGGCCGACCCGGTCACGCTGTCCAGCGCCCTGGACGCGGTGATAGACAACGCCCTGAAATTCACGCCGGAGGGGGAGAGCGTCGAGGTGGAGGTCTTCTCGAACGGCGAGGTCTCGAAGGTCGTCGTCACCGATCGCGGGCCGGGCCTGAGCGACGAGGAACTCGTCCGCATCGGCGACCGCTTCTGGCGCAGCGCCGGGCACCAGAACATCAAGGGGTCGGGCCTCGGCCTGTCCATCTCGCGGGTCCTGCTCTCGGCCGGCGGCGGCTCCCTCTCGTACGCCCATCACGAGCCGCGCGGGCTGAAGGTGACGGTGACGGTGCCGAGGTCCGAACCGGCGTCCTGACATCCGTCGCGTCCCGGCGTTGCGGTGTTCTGACGCCCGTCGCGTTCCGGCGTTCCGGTGTTCTGACGCCCGTCGCGTTCCGGCCGGATGTCCTGCCCCGGCCGGTGTCGTCGTGGCCTAGGGCTTGACCGAGCGGTAGTAGCGCCGGGCGCCCTCGTGCAGGGGGAGCGGGTCCGTGTAGATCGCCGTCCGCAGGTCCACCAGCTGGGCCGCGTGGACCTGGGAGCCGATGTGGTCCCGGCTGTTGATCACCGTACGCGTGAGCTCCTCCGTCAGCCGAGCGTCCGAGTCCTCCCGGGTGATCAGGAAGTTCGCCACCGCCAGCGTCTGCACGGAGGCGCCCTGCTGTGCCGCCGGATAGGCGTCGGCGGGCATCACGGCGGCCCGGTAGTAGCGGGAGGCGCCACCCTGCTCGTGCAGCTTCGCGACCAGGTCGCTGCCGATCGGCACCAGCCTGATGTCGAAGTTCTTCGAGAGCTCCTGGACGGCGCTGGTCGGCAGGCCGCCCGACCAGAAGAAGGCGTCGATCCTGTGCTGTTCGAGCAGGTCGGGCATGGTCCCGATGCCGTCGGAGAAGGGCGCGATGTCGTGCTTCGGATCGAGGCCGGCCGCCTGGAGCACATGGTCGGCTATCAGCCGTACCCCGGAGCCGTCCGGCCCCACGGCGACCTTCCTGCCCCGCAGGTCCGCCACCGACCGCACGGACGAGGCGCGCGGGACCACGAGGTGCACGTAGTCGTCATAGAGCCGCGCGCAGCCGCGCAACCGGCCGGCGCCCGGCCTGTTCTCCAGCAGGTACGTCTCCACGGCGTCGGCCGCCGCGATGGTGAAGTCGGCCTGGCCGGTGGCCACGCGGCGCACGTTCTCCTGCGAGCCGTCACTGTTCTTCAGGCGTACGTCGAGGCGTGGCATGTCCTTGGCGATCGCGCTCTGCAGGAGCACACCGTACTTCTGGTAGACCCCCGTCGGTGTGCCCGTGCTGAAGGTGATCGACCCGCCCGGCGACTCCTCGCCCAGGGGCAGCAGCCACCAGAGCAGCAGCCCGAACACCACGAACGCGGCCGCCGAGCCGAACAGCGCGCGGGGCCTGCCGATGCGGGGAAGTGCCTGGAACATGCGCGCGATCCTGCCAGCCCGGGGACCCTCCTGGCCAGGGCGGGACGGACGAGGGCCGTGCAGCGGGACGGACGGGGGGCGGGGCAGGGACGGACGGGGGCGGTGCGGAGGGTCGGTAGGGTCGGACGATGCAGTCCTCTTCCTCCGACTCCCCCTCCGTGGTCCCCTCGCCCGCCGCCCTGGTCCGCGCGTTCCACCTCGCCTTCGGCCTCGCCGCCCGCAGCACGCCGACGGAGGTCTCCCCGGCGCTCGCCGCCCACCGGGGTGAGCTGCTCGCCGAGGAGGCCGCCGAAGTGGCCGAGGTCTCGGTGACGGGTCCGCTGGACCGGCTGGCGCACGAGCTGGCCGACGTCGTCTACGTGGCGTACGGCACCGCACTCGTCCACGGCATCGACCTCGACGAGGTGATCGCCGAGGTCCACCGGTCCAACATGACGAAGCTGGGGCCGGACGGCCGTGTCGCCCGCCGAGCCGACGGCAAGGTCCTCAAGGGGGAGCACTACCGCGCGCCGGACGTGACGGCGGTGCTGCGCGGGCAGGGGTGGCGGGGCGCGGACACGTGAGCCTTCCGGTGCTGGACCGGAAGTGTTCCTGCCCGGGACCGGATGCGTGCGCCTTCCGGCCCGGGACAGGACTTCGCTCAGTCCGGGACGGCCGTCCGCCGGCGTGCGTCGTCCTCCCGCTCCGCTTCGGCCTCCCGCGCCGTCCACTCCTCCGTCTCCGCGGGGCGCCCGCTGACGCCCGCGCGCCCGGGGCGGCCGGCGAACCGGGCGGTGAGGCGTGCCGCCAGCGGCTGCGTGTAGCGGGCGGTGAGCGGGCCGAGCACGACCAGGATCAGCACGTACGCCGTGGCCAGCGGGCCGAGTGACGGCTCGATGCCGGCGGTGACCGCGAGCCCGGCGATGACGATGGAGAACTCGCCGCGTGCGACCAGCGCACCGCCCGCCCGCCAACGGCCCTTGACGGAGATGCCGGCCCGCCGCGCGGCCCAGTACCCGGTCGCGATCTTCGTCAGCGCCGTCACGGCGGCCAGCGCCAGCGCGGGCAGCAGCACGGGCGGAATGCTCGCCGGGTCGGTGTGCAGTCCGAAGAAGACGAAGAAGATGGCCGCGAACAGGTCCCGCAGGGGGCTCAGCAGCGTGTGCGCCCCCTCCGCGACCTCCCCGGACAGAGCGATGCCCACCAGGAACGCGCCGACCGCGGCGGACACCTGGAGCTGCTGCGCGAGGCCCGCGACGAGGATCGTCAGGCCGAGCACGACCAGGAGCAGCTTCTCGGGGTCGTCGCTGGAGACGAAGCGGGAGATGACGCGGCCGTAGCGGACGGCCACGAACAGGACGAGTCCCGCGGCCCCCAGCGCGATCGCCAGCGTCACGCTCCCGGCGGCCAGTCCCACCCCGGCCACCAGCGCGGTGACGATCGGCAGGTAGACCGCCATCGCCAGGTCCTCCAGGACCAGGATGCTCAGGATCACCGGAGTCTCCCGGTTGCCGACCCGCCCCAGGTCGCCGAGCACCTTGGCGATCACCCCGGACGACGAGATCCAGGTGACACCCGCCAGGACCACGGCGGCCACCGGACCCCAGCCCAGCAGGAGCGCGGCGGCGGCGCCCGGCAGGGCGTTGAGCGTGCAGTCGACCAGACCTGACGGATAGTGGGCCTTGAGGTTCGAGACCAGATCGCTCGCCGTGTACTCCAGGCCGAGCATCAGCAGCAACAGGATGACGCCGATCTCGGCGCCGGTGGCGACGAACTCCTCGCTCGCGCCGAGCGGGAGCAGCCCGCCCTCACCGAAGGCGAGACCGGCCAGCAGATAGAGCGGGATGGGGGAGAACCGCAGCCGGGCCGCGGCACGGCCGAGCAGCCCGAGGCAGAGGATGATGGCGCCGAACTCGATCAGTAGAACCGCAGAGTGCACGCGCTCACT
This window encodes:
- a CDS encoding glutamate ABC transporter substrate-binding protein, which produces MKLRKVTAAAAVVLSLAATATACGSGDKKDSDSGGGKKITIGIKFDQPGIGQKTPQGYSGFDVDVATYVAKKLGYSTNQIQWRETKSADREDALKRGDVDFIAASYSITPERQAKVDFAGPYLLAHQDVLIRADDDTIKSPSDLNSKKLCSVTGSTSAQNVHDKLAPKAQLQKYPTYSACLTGLQNKAIDALTTDDSILAGYASQATFKGKFKLGGFKMSNENYGIGVKKGSALKAKINTALESMVSDGSWEKAVTANFGPAEYKNEPAPKIGNIVS
- a CDS encoding MazG nucleotide pyrophosphohydrolase domain-containing protein, with product MQSSSSDSPSVVPSPAALVRAFHLAFGLAARSTPTEVSPALAAHRGELLAEEAAEVAEVSVTGPLDRLAHELADVVYVAYGTALVHGIDLDEVIAEVHRSNMTKLGPDGRVARRADGKVLKGEHYRAPDVTAVLRGQGWRGADT
- a CDS encoding HAMP domain-containing sensor histidine kinase, yielding MRTRLLPLLIVLMAAVLLALGIPLAGSVAAAEQQRVVVDRIDDTARFAALAQFVTDQPTGPRVSAVDERRQTLIKELAAYYDVYGIRTGVFYRNLAVMANAPETLYLPAEGEGREAFNEALLGRRSHDPEQVWPWQRHRLVVASPVIRDGDVIAVVVTDSPTGQMRSKILHGWLIIGAGEIAAMLLALGAALRLTGWVLRPVRVLDATTHDIATGRLKSRVAPAGGPPELRRLARSFNEMADNVEDVLEQQRAFVADASHQLRNPLSALLLRIELLALELPEGNEEIASVRTEGKRLAEVLDDLLDLALAEHAEADLRLTDIGELTAERVASWSPLADSMGVRLTGTCPATTAWADPVTLSSALDAVIDNALKFTPEGESVEVEVFSNGEVSKVVVTDRGPGLSDEELVRIGDRFWRSAGHQNIKGSGLGLSISRVLLSAGGGSLSYAHHEPRGLKVTVTVPRSEPAS
- a CDS encoding response regulator transcription factor, translating into MRLLLVEDDNHVAAALSAVLARHGFEVTHARSGEEALQALVPESDGFGVVLLDLGLPDQDGYEVCGKIRKRTSTPVIMVTARSDVRSRIHGLNLGADDYVVKPYDTGELLARIHAVSRRSVHDETGAAGDAALRLGQVRIELPTRQVSVGGSVVQLTRKEFDLLALLAQRPGVVFRREQIISEVWRTSWEGTGRTLEVHVASLRSKLRMPALIETVRGVGYRLVAPTS
- a CDS encoding cation:proton antiporter, giving the protein MHSAVLLIEFGAIILCLGLLGRAAARLRFSPIPLYLLAGLAFGEGGLLPLGASEEFVATGAEIGVILLLLMLGLEYTASDLVSNLKAHYPSGLVDCTLNALPGAAAALLLGWGPVAAVVLAGVTWISSSGVIAKVLGDLGRVGNRETPVILSILVLEDLAMAVYLPIVTALVAGVGLAAGSVTLAIALGAAGLVLFVAVRYGRVISRFVSSDDPEKLLLVVLGLTILVAGLAQQLQVSAAVGAFLVGIALSGEVAEGAHTLLSPLRDLFAAIFFVFFGLHTDPASIPPVLLPALALAAVTALTKIATGYWAARRAGISVKGRWRAGGALVARGEFSIVIAGLAVTAGIEPSLGPLATAYVLILVVLGPLTARYTQPLAARLTARFAGRPGRAGVSGRPAETEEWTAREAEAEREDDARRRTAVPD
- a CDS encoding amino acid ABC transporter permease produces the protein MFDFLQGYDLLGAFWVTVKLTVFSAVGSLIWGTMLAAMRVGPVPLMRGFGTAYVNTVRNIPLTVIILFTSLGLNQTLGVSLGADDFDTINFRLAVLGLIAYTSAFVCESLRSGINTVPVGQAEAARAIGLNFTQVLTLIVLPQAFRSVVGPLTNVLIALTKNTTIAAAIGVAEAATLMKNMIENEAQLIAISAVFAFGFMCLTLPTGLLLGWVGKKVAVKR
- a CDS encoding FAD-dependent monooxygenase, encoding MDPVIIAGAGPVGLALSLALARQEVPSVVLDEGPGKDEQRLARTVVLREDTAALVERLTGLPLSDVGFRWAGWRSMRRKQVMREIGFDATGSFGGVLDFDAGEEGSGSTARDNGSVTPYGAHGAKGSAHGLKSGAQNPKGGAPDSKDAGLSAPLHLPQHTLTTALREAIAHERLIKLAVNSRLDSVEQETSGVTAHTRGSNGTWWRGSYLVGCDGPRSTVRKLQDIRFPGRTAVERHAVAALRTELPWPGEALLHRMPPWRTSGPSAGEVTARPLADDVWRLDWLLPPGKDLVTPDLLVTRIRETLAGWSGGPTPPYELLDTGVHTVHHRLARRWRSGRVFLAGDAAHLLGALGTQGLDEGLRDADNLAWKLAVAWHHGPHEALLDSYQVERRAVVAARLRAADQALPLLRGGGGLRAYVPGSARGHDVMLTDGHLGRGPLGRPGTYADSPLAPRPSESETPVDTAPGAPVVDVRVTAEDGTFVPLRDRLGRGVLLVVLVAPGTGVWERKHWVTAGIMPRLAAAVTALPHPAELLVAESYPGAAAHSVLLVRPDGHLVTALSGVRPADLYAAAEAALGGPARVAAEAEREARAENAVRTG
- a CDS encoding amino acid ABC transporter ATP-binding protein: MTEVSVAKDDVAATEDLVVLKSVNKHFGALHVLQDIDLTIARGEVVVVIGPSGSGKSTLCRTVNRLETIDSGDITIDGKPLPEEGKALARLRADVGMVFQSFNLFAHKTVLENVMLGQIKVRKADKKQAEEKARTLLDRVGVGTQADKYPAQLSGGQQQRVAIARALAMDPKVMLFDEPTSALDPEMINEVLEVMQQLARDGMTMVVVTHEMGFARSAANRVVFMADGRIVEQAAPDQFFSSPRSDRAKDFLSKILHH
- a CDS encoding TAXI family TRAP transporter solute-binding subunit gives rise to the protein MFQALPRIGRPRALFGSAAAFVVFGLLLWWLLPLGEESPGGSITFSTGTPTGVYQKYGVLLQSAIAKDMPRLDVRLKNSDGSQENVRRVATGQADFTIAAADAVETYLLENRPGAGRLRGCARLYDDYVHLVVPRASSVRSVADLRGRKVAVGPDGSGVRLIADHVLQAAGLDPKHDIAPFSDGIGTMPDLLEQHRIDAFFWSGGLPTSAVQELSKNFDIRLVPIGSDLVAKLHEQGGASRYYRAAVMPADAYPAAQQGASVQTLAVANFLITREDSDARLTEELTRTVINSRDHIGSQVHAAQLVDLRTAIYTDPLPLHEGARRYYRSVKP
- a CDS encoding amino acid ABC transporter permease is translated as MTSVLYDAQGPRAKRRNILYSALFLVAFAALLWWVITSLNDKDQLAWEKWKPFVHGEAWSTYLWPGLQNTLKAAALSMVIALPLGAFFGIARLSDHVWIRIPAAAVVEFFRAIPVLVLMIFAVAAYSEYTSVSSDDRALYAVVTGLVLYNSSVLAEIVRAGILSLPKGQSEAALAVGLRKNQVMRFILLPQAVTAMLPAIVSQVVVIVKDTAIGGAVLTFPDLLASVGPMSAYYGANTIASFTVAALIFIAINFSLTSFASWLEGRLRRGKKSTGTVLPPAAVAGTEATGAGGGISI